One window of the Natrinema sp. CBA1119 genome contains the following:
- a CDS encoding transcription initiation factor IIB family protein, translating to MTRSTRQRERTRETDETEEQEGERACPECESDNLVKDSDRGELICEDCGLVVEEEQIDPGPEWRAFNHSERQEKSRVGAPTTQTMHDKGLTTTIDWKDKDAYGRSISSKKRSQMHRLRKWQERIRTKDAGERNLQFALSEIDRMASALGVPRSVREVASVIYRRALKEDLIRGRSIEGVATSALYAACRKEGIPRSLEEISEVSRVERKEIGRTYRYISQELGLEMRPVDPKKYVPRFCSELELSEEVQTKANEIIEKTAEEGLLSGKSPTGYAAAAIYAASLLCNEKKTQREVADVAQVTEVTIRNRYQEQIEAMGIHG from the coding sequence ATGACACGGTCCACCCGCCAGCGGGAGCGAACGCGCGAGACGGACGAGACCGAGGAACAAGAGGGGGAACGTGCCTGCCCCGAGTGTGAATCGGACAATCTCGTCAAGGACTCCGACCGGGGAGAGCTCATCTGCGAAGACTGTGGGCTCGTCGTGGAGGAGGAACAGATCGACCCAGGCCCGGAGTGGCGGGCGTTCAATCACTCCGAACGGCAAGAAAAGTCCCGCGTCGGCGCGCCGACGACCCAGACGATGCACGACAAGGGGCTGACGACGACAATCGACTGGAAAGACAAGGACGCCTACGGCCGCTCGATTTCTTCGAAAAAACGCAGCCAGATGCACCGGTTGCGCAAGTGGCAAGAACGCATTCGAACCAAAGACGCCGGCGAGCGGAACCTCCAGTTCGCGCTCAGCGAGATCGATCGGATGGCATCCGCGCTCGGCGTCCCGCGCTCGGTTCGGGAGGTCGCGTCGGTCATCTATCGGCGCGCGCTCAAAGAAGACCTCATCCGCGGACGATCGATCGAAGGGGTCGCGACGTCCGCGCTGTACGCCGCCTGTCGCAAGGAAGGGATCCCGCGAAGCCTCGAGGAGATCTCGGAAGTCTCGCGCGTCGAACGCAAAGAAATCGGTCGCACGTATCGATACATCTCGCAGGAACTCGGCCTCGAGATGCGTCCCGTCGACCCGAAAAAGTACGTCCCGCGCTTCTGTTCTGAACTCGAACTGTCCGAAGAGGTCCAGACCAAGGCCAACGAAATTATCGAGAAGACGGCCGAGGAAGGACTACTTTCGGGCAAGTCACCGACGGGGTACGCCGCGGCCGCGATCTACGCTGCGTCCCTGCTCTGCAACGAGAAGAAGACCCAGCGCGAGGTCGCCGACGTCGCACAGGTGACCGAGGTGACGATCCGGAACCGCTATCAGGAGCAGATCGAAGCGATGGGCATTCACGGGTAG
- the rnhA gene encoding ribonuclease HI: protein MPVIECDVEAARERLEEADVAVDSGNTDHERWRASRGGATAVAYDDKIVIQGSDPRDIEALLREHGGRAHVYFDGGSRGNPGPAGIGWVIVTGDGIVAENGETIGTATNNQAEYEALIAGLEAARDYDYDEVHVRGDSELIVKQVRGEYDTNNPELREKRVTVHELLQSFDEWTLEYVPREANDRADGLVNEALDQA, encoded by the coding sequence ATGCCGGTCATCGAGTGCGACGTCGAGGCGGCCCGCGAACGACTCGAGGAGGCGGACGTCGCCGTCGACTCGGGAAACACTGACCACGAGCGCTGGCGGGCGAGCCGCGGCGGTGCCACGGCCGTCGCCTATGACGACAAGATTGTGATTCAGGGATCGGACCCGCGGGATATCGAGGCATTGCTCCGCGAGCACGGCGGACGCGCCCACGTCTATTTCGACGGCGGTTCCCGTGGCAATCCCGGTCCCGCCGGAATCGGCTGGGTGATCGTCACCGGCGACGGAATCGTCGCCGAGAACGGCGAAACGATCGGGACGGCCACGAACAACCAGGCCGAGTACGAGGCGCTGATCGCGGGCCTCGAGGCCGCGCGCGATTACGACTACGACGAGGTACACGTCCGCGGCGACTCCGAACTCATCGTCAAGCAGGTCCGCGGCGAGTACGATACGAACAACCCAGAACTCCGCGAGAAGCGCGTGACCGTCCACGAGCTGCTGCAGTCGTTCGACGAGTGGACCCTCGAGTACGTCCCTCGAGAGGCCAACGACCGCGCTGACGGCCTCGTGAACGAGGCTCTAGATCAGGCCTAG
- a CDS encoding rnhA operon protein has product MTDPNAVDADASGDQQGGDDATDPSKSDIPREVVDEVERLTRLERTAVDENEVEAYENRSDELLDEHDFTSRIRNEDGDDVLVLHPEEWHEDGVIRTDRIEDIDRAVEIPLEGAESPDDWEAVDEHNRDLVAAVRADHGDVHGDNAAMLADFAGNHYAKPMDELTGDELAEFRTEYVVRNAWPSEKQQNVLAESIELVFEAATEPVPKRQF; this is encoded by the coding sequence ATGACCGATCCGAACGCAGTCGACGCCGACGCTTCGGGTGACCAGCAGGGCGGAGACGATGCCACCGATCCGAGCAAGTCGGACATCCCCAGAGAGGTCGTCGACGAAGTCGAACGACTAACCCGGCTCGAGCGCACCGCGGTCGACGAAAACGAAGTTGAGGCCTACGAAAATCGATCCGATGAACTGCTCGACGAGCACGACTTCACGTCCCGCATCCGCAACGAAGACGGCGACGATGTTCTGGTACTCCATCCCGAGGAGTGGCACGAGGACGGCGTCATCCGAACCGATCGCATCGAGGACATCGACCGCGCGGTCGAGATTCCGCTCGAGGGGGCCGAGAGTCCGGACGACTGGGAAGCAGTCGACGAGCACAACCGCGACCTCGTCGCGGCGGTCCGAGCGGATCACGGCGACGTGCACGGCGACAACGCGGCGATGCTGGCCGATTTCGCGGGCAATCACTACGCGAAGCCGATGGATGAACTAACGGGTGACGAACTCGCGGAGTTTCGGACGGAATACGTCGTCAGGAACGCCTGGCCGTCCGAAAAACAGCAAAATGTGTTGGCGGAGTCGATCGAACTCGTCTTCGAGGCGGCAACCGAGCCGGTCCCGAAGCGCCAGTTCTAG
- a CDS encoding PadR family transcriptional regulator translates to MSEAQSITGEQSIARELTAFQNNILVILAKEPMYGLAIKRELEDYYGTEVNHGRLYPNLDELVDLGLVEKSELDKRTNQYSLTDDGYDAVLDGIQWSLSKVVTGDDRADEIRDIVENSY, encoded by the coding sequence ATGTCAGAGGCACAATCAATCACCGGCGAACAGAGTATTGCACGCGAACTCACCGCCTTCCAGAACAACATCCTCGTCATCCTCGCGAAGGAGCCGATGTACGGCCTGGCGATCAAGCGAGAGCTCGAGGACTACTACGGGACGGAAGTAAACCACGGACGACTCTACCCCAACCTCGACGAGCTCGTCGATCTGGGCCTGGTCGAGAAGAGCGAACTCGACAAGCGAACGAACCAGTACTCGCTGACCGACGACGGCTACGACGCCGTCCTCGACGGCATTCAGTGGTCGCTCTCGAAGGTCGTCACGGGCGACGACCGCGCCGACGAGATCCGCGACATCGTCGAGAACAGCTACTAG
- a CDS encoding inorganic diphosphatase has translation MVNLWEDLETGPNPPEEIYAVVECLKGERNKYEYDKDVPGVVLDRVLHSNVHYPSDYGFIPQSYYDDEDPFDVLVLVEDATFPGCVIEARPVALMKMDDDGEQDDKVIAVPSEDPRYDHIQNLDDIPQQELDEIDEFFSTYKNLEEGKEVETLGWEDKQAAYDAIEHAQDLYDENF, from the coding sequence ATGGTCAACCTCTGGGAAGACCTCGAGACCGGACCGAATCCGCCAGAAGAGATCTACGCCGTCGTGGAGTGTCTCAAGGGCGAGCGAAACAAGTACGAGTACGACAAGGACGTTCCGGGCGTCGTCCTCGATCGGGTCCTGCACAGCAACGTCCATTATCCGAGCGACTACGGCTTCATCCCGCAGTCCTATTACGACGACGAGGACCCCTTCGACGTACTCGTGCTCGTCGAGGATGCGACGTTCCCCGGGTGCGTTATCGAGGCCCGTCCCGTCGCACTGATGAAGATGGACGACGACGGTGAGCAAGACGACAAGGTCATCGCCGTCCCGAGCGAGGACCCGCGCTACGACCACATCCAGAATCTCGACGACATCCCACAACAGGAACTCGACGAGATCGACGAGTTCTTCTCGACGTACAAGAACCTCGAGGAGGGCAAGGAAGTCGAGACGCTAGGCTGGGAGGACAAACAGGCGGCCTACGACGCGATCGAACACGCCCAGGATCTCTACGACGAGAACTTCTAG
- a CDS encoding alkaline phosphatase family protein: protein MGLFDRLRGDGDPRVAFIGVDGVPYSLLSENEELFPNFAAIADDGTAEEISSIVPPESSACWPSLTTGVNPGETGVYGFQDREVGTYDTYVPMGRDVQADRVWDRVQENGRKATVMNVPVTFPPQRDVQRMVSGFLSPGLDKAAYPDDVRDYLETLDYRIDVNPKLGHQDDKSDFIEDAHATVDAQYEAFQHYIEEDDWDLFFGVFMTTDRVNHFLFKDYERDGEYRDEFIEFYRKVDDYIGRLRDSLPEDVTLIVASDHGFTSLDYEVHFNEWLREEGWLSFGTDEPEELGDIADDAKAYSFIPGRFYINLEGREPRGAVPEDEYDAVRDELKADLEALEGPNGNKVVDRVVEKEEAFRGDHADIAPDLVAIPTNGFDLKSGFKADSEIFTTGPRNGMHSFDDTSLYIDSPDATIEDADLFDITPTILDLMEIEYSRGDFDGTSLA from the coding sequence ATGGGTCTGTTCGACCGACTACGGGGCGACGGCGACCCCCGTGTCGCATTTATCGGGGTCGACGGCGTGCCGTATAGTCTCCTCTCGGAGAACGAGGAACTGTTCCCGAACTTCGCTGCGATCGCCGACGACGGGACCGCCGAGGAAATCTCGAGCATCGTTCCACCGGAATCCAGCGCCTGCTGGCCGTCGCTAACGACCGGTGTGAACCCCGGTGAGACGGGGGTGTATGGCTTTCAGGACCGCGAGGTCGGCACCTACGACACGTACGTCCCGATGGGCCGCGACGTCCAGGCTGACCGCGTCTGGGACCGCGTCCAGGAGAACGGACGCAAGGCAACGGTGATGAACGTCCCCGTCACCTTCCCGCCCCAGCGCGACGTCCAGCGGATGGTGTCGGGCTTCCTCTCACCCGGCCTCGACAAGGCGGCCTATCCCGATGACGTCCGCGACTACCTCGAGACACTCGACTACCGGATCGACGTCAATCCGAAACTCGGCCATCAGGACGACAAATCCGATTTCATTGAGGACGCCCACGCGACGGTCGATGCGCAGTACGAGGCCTTCCAGCACTACATCGAGGAGGACGATTGGGACCTGTTCTTCGGCGTCTTCATGACCACCGACCGGGTCAACCACTTCTTGTTCAAGGACTACGAGCGCGACGGGGAGTACCGCGACGAGTTTATCGAGTTCTACAGGAAGGTCGACGACTACATCGGTCGGCTGCGCGACTCGCTGCCGGAGGACGTCACCCTGATCGTCGCCTCCGATCACGGCTTTACCAGCCTCGACTACGAGGTCCACTTCAATGAGTGGCTCCGGGAGGAGGGCTGGCTCTCCTTCGGAACCGACGAGCCCGAAGAGTTGGGCGACATCGCCGACGACGCGAAGGCGTACTCGTTCATCCCCGGGCGTTTCTACATCAACCTCGAGGGCCGCGAACCCCGCGGTGCCGTCCCCGAAGACGAATACGACGCGGTTCGCGACGAACTCAAAGCTGACCTTGAGGCGCTCGAGGGGCCAAACGGCAACAAGGTGGTCGACCGCGTCGTCGAGAAGGAGGAAGCCTTCCGCGGTGATCACGCCGACATCGCACCCGACCTGGTCGCGATTCCGACCAACGGCTTCGACCTCAAATCCGGCTTCAAGGCCGACTCCGAGATCTTTACCACGGGGCCGCGCAACGGGATGCACAGCTTCGACGATACGTCGCTGTACATCGACAGCCCGGACGCGACGATCGAGGACGCCGATCTGTTCGACATCACGCCGACGATCCTCGATCTGATGGAGATCGAGTACAGTCGTGGCGATTTCGACGGCACGAGTCTCGCTTGA
- a CDS encoding DUF371 domain-containing protein — protein MDEVIHARGHENVSAEHASTFEVTTDDFLTAAGDCILAIEADRAPADFDPDFVAACRDVDATITVTLEADGHTESVTGRGDPALEFTSERSAVGRTSDYVDDRTIVLGTEFAAEGFDRDLVAALADGAEATVTISVE, from the coding sequence ATGGACGAGGTCATTCACGCTCGCGGCCACGAGAACGTTAGCGCCGAGCACGCGAGCACCTTCGAAGTGACGACGGACGACTTTCTCACCGCCGCCGGCGACTGCATCCTCGCGATCGAGGCCGACCGCGCGCCGGCGGATTTCGATCCCGACTTCGTCGCGGCCTGCCGGGACGTCGACGCGACGATCACGGTCACCCTCGAGGCCGACGGGCACACGGAATCCGTGACGGGGCGCGGCGATCCGGCTCTCGAGTTCACGAGCGAGCGCAGCGCGGTCGGCCGGACGAGCGACTACGTGGACGACCGAACGATCGTTCTCGGTACCGAGTTTGCGGCCGAGGGGTTCGACCGCGACCTCGTCGCAGCACTGGCCGACGGGGCCGAAGCGACGGTGACCATTTCCGTCGAGTGA
- the nth gene encoding endonuclease III, with product MSDDPEPTMNISGGRAGGGAAAEFDPATADTRAERVVDRLGERYWQKTYGGQDAFTCLVRTILSQNTSDKASQPAHDALLERYDGGASQRDANGANSVSGARRERREGLDDANDEAVSGHPRAEGVDLAESLADAEQSILAETISGAGLYNQKSETLIDTAAWVVETFGSATEFDAFVRDEDPETVRETLLEVRGVGPKTADCVLLFAGGRSGVFPVDTHVHRIYRRMGIAPPDADHEEVRAVLERDVPAAKCGFGHTATIQFGREYCTARKPACLEDPDACPMADSCDQVGVYPATGEVVDPAEAPE from the coding sequence ATGAGCGACGATCCTGAGCCGACCATGAACATCAGCGGCGGCAGGGCGGGCGGCGGTGCGGCCGCGGAGTTCGATCCCGCGACGGCCGACACACGCGCGGAACGCGTCGTCGATCGACTGGGCGAGCGATACTGGCAGAAAACGTACGGTGGACAGGACGCCTTCACCTGCCTCGTCCGGACAATTCTAAGTCAGAACACCAGCGACAAGGCGAGTCAGCCGGCCCACGACGCGCTGCTCGAGCGCTATGACGGCGGTGCGTCCCAACGCGACGCGAACGGTGCGAACAGTGTGAGCGGTGCGAGGCGCGAACGACGCGAGGGTCTCGATGATGCGAACGACGAAGCCGTGAGCGGGCACCCGCGAGCCGAAGGCGTCGACCTCGCCGAATCGCTCGCGGACGCCGAGCAGTCGATTCTCGCCGAAACGATCAGCGGTGCGGGGTTGTACAACCAGAAGTCCGAGACGCTCATCGACACCGCGGCGTGGGTCGTGGAGACGTTCGGCTCCGCAACCGAATTTGATGCGTTCGTCAGGGACGAGGACCCCGAAACGGTGCGCGAGACGCTGCTCGAGGTCCGCGGCGTCGGGCCGAAGACCGCCGACTGCGTGTTGCTCTTCGCGGGCGGTCGCAGCGGCGTTTTCCCCGTCGACACGCACGTCCACCGGATCTATCGGCGCATGGGGATCGCCCCGCCGGATGCGGACCACGAGGAGGTTCGGGCCGTCCTCGAGCGCGACGTGCCCGCGGCGAAGTGCGGCTTCGGCCACACGGCGACGATCCAGTTCGGCCGCGAGTACTGCACGGCGCGCAAGCCCGCCTGCCTCGAGGATCCCGACGCCTGTCCGATGGCCGATAGCTGCGATCAGGTGGGAGTCTACCCCGCGACGGGCGAGGTCGTCGACCCCGCAGAGGCACCCGAGTGA
- the bluB gene encoding 5,6-dimethylbenzimidazole synthase: MVAFTEAERDAVYKTIYARRDIRRFRDDPIPDELLERLIRAAHHAPSVGFSQPWDLVVVSDDGTKADIAAIAERAIAAAREGYEEPRKSEFAALKLEGIRESPINVCVTCDPTRGAPHVLGRSSMTQTDVYSTCLAVQNLWLAARAEGVGVGWVSVLYPHEVREVLGIPPHVTPVAYLCLGYPEDGFPEEPVLQQEGWRDRLEMEPLVHEERWDADESTETDSETVVSSNSS, translated from the coding sequence ATGGTTGCATTCACGGAGGCGGAACGGGACGCGGTGTACAAGACGATCTACGCCCGACGCGATATCCGGCGATTTCGTGACGACCCGATTCCGGATGAGCTCCTCGAGCGGCTGATTCGAGCGGCACATCACGCCCCGAGCGTCGGCTTTTCGCAACCGTGGGACCTCGTCGTCGTCAGCGACGACGGGACGAAAGCCGACATCGCCGCGATTGCAGAGCGTGCCATCGCGGCCGCTCGCGAAGGCTACGAGGAGCCCCGGAAAAGCGAGTTCGCCGCGCTGAAACTCGAGGGGATCCGCGAGTCGCCGATCAACGTCTGCGTGACCTGCGATCCGACTCGCGGCGCTCCCCACGTGTTGGGTCGCAGTTCGATGACACAGACCGACGTCTACTCGACCTGTCTCGCAGTGCAGAACCTCTGGCTTGCCGCTCGAGCGGAAGGCGTCGGCGTCGGCTGGGTGAGCGTCCTCTACCCGCACGAGGTCCGGGAGGTTCTCGGGATTCCACCACACGTGACGCCGGTCGCGTACCTCTGTCTGGGCTATCCCGAGGACGGCTTCCCCGAGGAGCCGGTCCTCCAGCAGGAGGGCTGGCGCGACCGGCTCGAGATGGAACCGCTCGTCCACGAGGAGCGATGGGACGCAGACGAGTCGACCGAGACCGATAGCGAAACAGTCGTTTCGTCGAACAGCAGTTGA
- a CDS encoding beta-CASP ribonuclease aCPSF1 has product MSTVEQQLDDLEAQITSELPSDISVSSVKYEGPELVVYTRDPKKFAQQGDLIRQLASKLRKRITVRPDPSVLSRPEQAREEIMNVVPEDAGITDLDFHADTGEVVIEAEKPGMVIGRHGSTLREITKTVGWTPEVVRTPPIESSTVSNVRSFLKQERDERRDILEKVGRQIHREEMSDDEYVRITTLGCCREVGRASFILSTPETRILIDCGDKPGAEGEVPYLHAPEALGAGPQTIDAVVLTHAHLDHSALIPLLFKYGYDGPIYCTEPTRDLMGLLTLDYLDVAAKEGRSPPYESEQVREAIKHCIPLEYGDVTDIAPDVKLTFHNAGHILGSAVSHFHIGDGLYNVAFSGDIHYDDTRLFNGAVNDFPRVETLVLESTYGGRNDYQTDQQDSERNLIEVINETYEKDGKVVIPAFAVGRSQEIMLVLEEAMRNGKIPEMPVHLDGMIWEATAIHTTYPEYLRDDLRDRIFHEDENPFLAEEFNHIDAGEEERQEVADGEPCIILSTSGMVTGGPIMSWLGHLGPDPDSSLVFVGYQAQGTLGRRIQNGWDEIPTSEVGAMGSGDGRGTLSLNMGVETVDGFSGHADRAGLENFVKTMNPRPEKVLCVHGDERSTQDLSSALYHDYDMRTFAPKNLETFRFL; this is encoded by the coding sequence ATGAGCACTGTAGAGCAGCAACTCGACGATCTCGAAGCACAGATCACGAGCGAGTTACCGAGCGATATCTCGGTCTCCTCGGTGAAATACGAAGGCCCCGAACTGGTGGTCTACACGCGCGATCCGAAGAAGTTCGCCCAGCAGGGCGACCTCATTCGGCAGCTCGCGAGCAAACTCCGCAAGCGGATCACCGTCCGGCCCGACCCAAGCGTCCTCTCGCGACCCGAACAGGCCCGGGAGGAGATCATGAACGTCGTCCCCGAGGACGCGGGGATCACTGACCTTGACTTCCACGCCGACACCGGCGAGGTCGTCATTGAGGCCGAAAAGCCCGGCATGGTCATCGGCCGCCACGGGTCAACGCTCCGCGAAATCACGAAGACCGTCGGCTGGACGCCCGAAGTCGTCCGCACGCCGCCGATCGAATCCTCGACCGTCTCGAACGTCCGCAGCTTTCTCAAACAGGAGCGCGACGAGCGCCGCGATATCCTCGAGAAGGTCGGTCGGCAGATCCACCGCGAGGAGATGTCCGACGACGAGTATGTCCGCATCACGACGCTAGGGTGCTGTCGCGAGGTCGGCCGCGCATCGTTCATCCTCTCGACGCCCGAGACGCGGATCCTCATCGACTGCGGTGACAAACCGGGTGCCGAGGGTGAAGTGCCCTATCTCCACGCGCCCGAAGCGCTCGGCGCTGGGCCGCAGACCATCGACGCGGTCGTCCTCACGCACGCCCACCTCGACCACTCCGCGCTGATTCCGCTGCTGTTCAAGTACGGCTACGACGGCCCGATCTACTGTACCGAACCGACGCGAGATCTGATGGGGCTGCTGACGCTGGACTACCTCGATGTCGCGGCCAAGGAAGGCCGGAGCCCGCCCTACGAGAGCGAGCAGGTCCGCGAGGCGATCAAACACTGCATCCCCCTCGAGTATGGAGATGTCACCGACATCGCGCCGGACGTCAAACTCACTTTCCACAACGCCGGTCACATCCTCGGCTCGGCCGTCTCGCACTTCCACATCGGTGATGGCCTCTATAACGTCGCGTTCTCCGGCGACATTCACTACGACGACACCCGCCTGTTCAACGGCGCGGTCAACGACTTCCCCCGCGTCGAGACGCTCGTCCTCGAGTCGACCTACGGCGGTCGAAACGACTATCAGACCGACCAGCAAGACTCCGAGCGGAACCTGATAGAGGTCATCAACGAGACCTACGAAAAGGACGGAAAGGTCGTTATCCCCGCCTTCGCAGTCGGTCGGTCACAGGAGATCATGCTCGTCCTCGAGGAGGCGATGCGCAACGGGAAAATCCCCGAGATGCCGGTCCACCTCGACGGGATGATCTGGGAGGCGACGGCGATCCACACCACCTATCCCGAGTACCTCCGGGACGATCTGCGAGACCGGATCTTCCACGAGGACGAGAACCCGTTCCTCGCCGAGGAGTTCAACCACATCGACGCCGGCGAGGAGGAACGACAGGAGGTCGCCGACGGCGAACCTTGTATCATCCTCTCGACCTCCGGGATGGTCACCGGCGGCCCGATCATGTCCTGGCTCGGCCATCTCGGCCCCGATCCGGACTCGTCGCTCGTCTTCGTCGGCTACCAGGCCCAGGGAACCCTCGGCCGACGCATCCAGAACGGTTGGGACGAGATCCCGACCAGCGAAGTCGGTGCGATGGGTTCCGGTGACGGCCGCGGAACCCTCTCGCTGAACATGGGCGTCGAGACCGTCGACGGCTTCTCCGGCCACGCCGACCGCGCCGGCCTCGAGAACTTCGTCAAAACGATGAACCCACGCCCCGAGAAGGTGCTCTGCGTCCACGGCGACGAACGCTCCACGCAGGACCTCTCGAGCGCCCTCTACCACGACTACGACATGCGAACCTTCGCGCCGAAGAACCTCGAGACCTTTCGTTTCCTCTGA